The Cryptomeria japonica chromosome 2, Sugi_1.0, whole genome shotgun sequence region TGAGTCATGCGGTGGGAATCAACTATGGTAGGCTGGCAGACAATCTATAACCACCGCCATCAAAAGCAGTGGAGCTGATGAAGAGCATTAACGCAGGCTATGTCAAAATCTACGATGCGAATCCTGAAGTCCTGAAGGCGCTGGCCAACAGCAGCCTCCCTGTGGTGATCACGGTGGCAAATATAGAAGTTCCAGGCATGGCCTCCAGCACTACCACTTCAGACCAATGGCTTCGAAAAAACCTTCTCCCTTATTATCCCCTCACCAAAATCTCCATCATCATGGTGGGCAACGAGATTCTATCAAACACCCAACTTCAGCCCTACTTTTTCCCGGCAATGCAAAACATGCACACCTCCTTACAGAAGTTGAATCTAGACTCCTCCATTAAAGTAACCACATCCGTAGCCATGGACGCCCTCTCTTCCTCTTACCCTCCCTCCAACGGCTCCTTCAAACCAGAAATCGCCATGTCAGTGATACAGCCCATGCTCAGCTTCCTCAGTGCCACGGATTCTTATTTCTTCCTGGATGTCTACCCTTTCTTCGCCTCGAATTCCGACCCCGCAAACATATCTCTGGACTATGTGCTCTTTGGCGATATCACCGCGGACGTAGTACAGGACGGCATTCTTTGTTACTCCAACATGCTAGATGCACAGCTGTACGCCGCCATAGCGGCCATGGCGACGCTGGGATACGGTGAGGTGAAAGTGGTCATTAGTGAGACGGGGTGGCCCACCAATGGCGACTCCAGCGGCGGCACTGTTGCCAACGCCGCCAGCTACAACACAAGACTCTCTTTCCCACATTCTTTCCGGTACTCGGGGTCGTCCGCAGACGTTCTTTCCCACATTCACCTTCGCCCTCTTTAATGAAGGTCAGAAGCCCGGTGCCACCATAGAGCGCAACTGGGGCCTCTTTTATGCTGACGGAACACCAGTCTACGACATCGATCTCTACGCCGACGTGATTAAAACTCTGGAGGCGGTGGCGTCGTCGTCGTGGATTGTTTCCTGTCAATTTGTTTCGGTGATCATTTTGTGCTCAACCAATTtacttctattatttatttttttatcaatagGTTTTTAAGGTGCGGCCTTGTGAAGTTGTAAGCGACCCAACAAGCCCAGGGAGTAGAATTCTTTGTAAGAAAACAAGTATTAGAAGAAATGTCAGAGAATACTAAGATATGGCATCGCACAACGATTCAGCTTCAGATAGTTATCGTACGAGGATTTCAGAATATTGAGGTGGCGGGCATGACAGTTAATAGTAAAACACAAATCAGAATCCAAATCTTGGTTACTATTTGTATGGAGAATTATATCATGTCATGTAGCTATTCAATGTAGAAATATAAGGTTTAAGGTTGAATTTCTTTGACTAAGAGTATATCTAAATCTTTATATTTTTAACTTTCTAATCATATGTCATTGTTGATGATATTAGATTTTCACAATTCACATGTAATCTTTTTTCTgtctttctttctatttttttttaaatataaatgattctataattaattatttttctatccTTTAAACTATCTAACATTCTCTATTCATTATAAATTAGAGTGATGGCGTAGTAGTTTTATCATCAGTTTTTTGAAGACTTGCAAGGTGATTCTAAATTTGGTTGGAGAAATAAAGTGAATTATATTGTTGTAGATTCTCTATTTTGAAAAATACTAATACTTACTCCCTTTCTTGGTGGAAATTTTCCTCAAAGGATTTGTATACGTAAATTTGGTGTCTTATTTGATATGTAGATTttatattgtttttgaatgtttcaatCACTTTCATATATCAGATTTGGTTATCTTATTTCAGATTTGTAATCACATAAAGAAGTTGTTATTGCAAGTTAGATTTACCTTGATTCTCAACATAGGCCTCAATAATAACATTTGGTACTACCTTAGGTATAATTTATATAGTGACTCTAAATTGATGTATAGGTAAATAAATATTCCAATTTATTTATGGGTGCCACCCTAAAAGGTGCTTGAAAATTGTGAGAACTTGCAAATTTTGATGAATACATGAGATGTATCAATGTTAGAGAGTTTTCTATGCATGTGAAAGAtataaaaaaataactaaaagaATTGTTAATCTAGAGAAATAAAAGATATAAAACAATAGGTAGATTAAAGAAGTGAAAAAAATTATAGGAAGTGTGGTGCTTGTGCATTTCTAAAAAGAAAGACTTATGAGTCATAACTATAATAAACTAAGTTAAGAAAAAACTGAGCCTTTTAGAAtcatcaatatattctcatcaaatcCTTATCAATTGAACATTTCTAGAAGGTTTTCTAGCCTATATAACTATTACAAGTGctagaataaaaagaaaaaaagaaaatatttctaataaAATGGATGGTATAAATAATTAAGGCTACTTTGGTGTCTAGCATTCTAATAGACTAGAGGCTATTATAGAGAGTGTTTGGTGAAATGAAAGATAGATAGTAGAAGATCTTATATATATtattctttttctatcttatctAGTGGGCTACAAGATGTTCTCTATGTAACTGGTGCTAAAGGCATACATCGGATAGTGGTGACCTTTTGAGATGACAAAATTGATGTTGGTAATAGAAATCAAGAGAATTTTGCCTCACTAGATGCTTGACAGATTAGGAGAGACAAAAAAAAATCCCATGTTTGAATGTTTTGAAACTATATTTTAGCTTTTCAAGGAATGGCCTCTAGCGCTCGAGGATGACTTAGGTGAGGAACCATTATTACCAAGGTTCTTGGCTTTGTGACTCGTCATTGTAGActaaacttcttctttttccatagTTAGTGAACACCTagaagtggattaaatgatatcaTTATAATGGGGAGAAGCATAACAATAATCTAGATATCATAATCAAAAGATTAAAATTGATAACAAGTATTTGGCAAGTTTAGATAGAGAATAACTTGGTTGTATCTCATCAATCTAATCTCAATTTTCACTATTTACTTTAAATCCTTAGATAGATTCACTTCTACAAAGAccttttatataaaaataaaaataaaaaactataaaaTAAGCCTATACATCTAAaatattttatcttaaattttataataaattaaaaataataatctgaatttaatttaattttaatttatatgaCAATAACCACTTTGGAAAGAAAAATTACCTTACCAGTGGACTACCTTAAAAAATTTAGATAGTCTAGAAGAAgggaaaaaaggaaaaagaaaaaaaaggaaagttAGATTCGAACAATTCAAAAATGAGAACAAATACTAGGGTGGAAATTCCATTAAATATCCTTCTAATTTCAAAAGGACATCAAGGAATGTATTCAATTGAAGGAACATTGGAATTACCTAATTTAAACCATTTCTCTTTTCCTTCCATATAAGAATGATTATACCCACATTCATCTCTCTTCCCTATGGTTAATTGCATCTCATTGTAACAAATCCTATgagctttttttctcttttttcaaagGAAGGAGATTAGCTCCATCCACACAAAATAACCATAGCTTGTAAATCTAATTGGTGGAAGATATTAATTTCAAATGTCTATCTAACACCTAATATCTCTCAACATTCTCTAAATAAATATATTGAGGATAATTGAATcatcataaatttatttattaaatatgtatTATTTATATACAAATATAAACATAATTGACATAGATGACAAAGAAGTATTCTTTTTTATTTGAAGTAACATTTTAACTCTCTACTATGATGGCCTCCCACTCACCCTCCCATCCCCAAAATTCAAACCACCATCTCCCACCCTTGGCGAATGGCAGCAACAACTCCCCTTATAATGGCTCTCTTATTTGAAAATTGTTTGTTGACATTTCCTACTTAGAACTGACCCCCTCACAATGAAACCAACCTACTACATTGGTGCCTAATGCTTCAATTAACTCCTCAGTTAAGAATTCATTTTCAGATACCCCAAGGGATCTTCAGCCCAACCTGCAAAATGTATCCCTTATGCCTCCTCTATTCTGGAGGTGGTTTTGGGTAAGGAGTCTTTGGACTACATTTCATATATTTTGAAAAGTTAGTACTTATTGACAGATTCAACAATCCATGGCCTTCTCTTCCAATACTACACTCTTGTATCTTTGAAGACTAAAACCCACTGGTGTTAGGTAAAATAGAAATCTACGATTATGCTCAAAGATTTATTGTAATTTATACAAAATGCAATCAAGAGCATAGGAAATGATTCCTCTCTTCCTTCTTTCAGATCTAAGATTGTGAAGAGGGTGCAATTATTTTCCAACATAACAAATCTTCTACGCATCTCTCAAATTTTTAATGGAATGAAGAGCTTTCAAGAAAGGATATTTTCTCCATCCACACAAATCACCATAGCTTGGATGATACTCTTTCTACCATTTTTTCTCTTTAAATGGCCAACTTATACAAAGAAACATGTCAAACATTGCAAAGGTTGAACAGTTTATTAGTAAGCAAATAGAAAACCGATTTCATGAACACAGACATGCAAAATGTCATCCCATGAGAAATTGTGAATGGAAAATACAATTCCATTTATTTTAGAGGGTTCCTTCCATGTTTTTGAGGAGAAAAATAGTGAGAAGGATAGGGAGAGTGGGTGAGAAGTTGCTCAATAAGTCTAAATTGGTTTATTCAATCAAGTGGACCCAAAGGATATGCTTTTTCTTTTGTGTTAAATTAGTGTTTTCAAGATCAatcttcaacacccacacctcttctcaaacaaccaccctattaTGTTGTTACACTCCCTTGCTCAAGCTTCTATTCCTTAATGTTgctcaaatcctccaccataggtccacaccccaagaTGGTGTCTTGACTATCAATATTGATTTAATTAGGCCCATTGTGTGTATTTCAACTATCTTTCAAGAGTTTGGAAGGTTCTAGTACCATTGAGGCATTCGGGTTCAACTTTTTAGTaaaacagggctaaaaggctactagcctgtggaggcctaattgggtgaatttttcttgcataggGAAACAATGGCCGTAACCACCATGAAACCTGACTTGGGAGGTATCAACAAGGTATAAACTCAAGGAGTTTTATGGTTTTAGCTCTTGAGAAGATGGTATAATGACTATCCACATTTTTAGGAAAGaaagtagggttttgagagggttttgctcatgaaacaaaggaagtcacttctaaaccacaaaccaagccTCAAAAATCTTATATAACCTCTACCACATCATTTGGAACCATTCTCCAACTCTTCCTTGGATGACATTATATCAAACATTTTCTATACAAACCATATGATGACTGTTATGTGCACTGTCACTGCTAATTCACTATTTATTCTGCACTTTGAAAGGTTAGAACTCCATGGAAACTTCACCAATGCATGTATAAACCTCCCAAAAACATTTTTAGCACTTGTCACAAGATTCCAAAGGCATGGATATGTTCATAAAGCAATTTTGGATTCAAAAGGACATTAAATTCCCAAAACAGGGAGCTCGCTGCCAGCTACAACTCAACACATTTGCAAGATAAAGAAAacattgtttggagctccaaatgtCTCTAAAATTCCAAAGAGACTAGTGCAAACCTCTATCTTAGGTTTTTTCTCTCAATTGACCTTTGagcacaaacttgtttgagtctttgttcacatttgctagccaaatccatctccaactGGCCTAGCATATACTCAAAAACACTTCTTTTGCATAACCCtagccaaaatatgaaatatttacactGTACATATGCAATGAAACTTTTCTAAGTCCACCCATGGGAGCGCAAAactggatttagacaagttgatgcattttggagtccaaaacccttgatagggcagtcaaggagcaaaatgaaaacaattttatagaaccaacttccaaatgcacaaCCTGAAAACTAATTACATAAAGAGAATTGAATATAAAATAAATCCACTttccaaaaggtacagtatggaaaaGAGAAGCCCCAGTACGGATTGCTATCCAAATGAAGTTCAAAACATGAGAAAAGTTAGAAAAATGCTTGCTCTTTCAATTGATTATGATAGAAAATACAAAAGAaaaccctataccaagaagagggaggaatataaATATAATTTGAAGGTAGTTATCAAGTCCTAtatggacataaggcatttttgtcttctttttacaaaaagtgtccaaaatgacaacttttacaagcaagaatgacaacttttgttgctccaagtggcaatttgagcaacctaactcaaaaaaccttccaaaatcacctagGAATTATTAaaaaacactttctaaacatgtttcaattctttccaaagcatggctaatcttataaggcaattttccactttttagccttatttggcctaggagcacaaaactgacaactcaaaccttaggaaaacaaaacttgatctctcaagcacaaaatgagatcaaacatctatgaaatgactcaaaaaaacctatgaaaacatttcaaaactaacaagacacttaagcatgaaaaattaccaaaaatggagagtataagcaaaactaggtgctcttgcaccaaagaATTACTCTTTGATTAACATAAATGATGTgggtttaaaaataaaaatatgtctaTGCGTTTTGAATTTATTACAACGAAACAACCATGCATGCACAGTTGCTCTTTCCCTAGCTTGCATAGTAGTCTTGGCTTCTCTTTGTAAACAGGCGTGACCCTCTGAAGTTGTTATATGAATGATATATCTCTAAATACGTAGAGATAttagatggataaatgaatgcattGGATGCCTTTAAATTAAAGAGCATGATATTAATTCATGCAAATTAGTGTTCAATCATTCCTTGAACGAAAAACTATTCATGGGAGTGTGGTCAAGTATTTGTACAACATGTTTCCTCTTTTGCGTAATTTGTTTCATTACCTCttatatttattttcatatatatatgagaatgtaaTTACTTTTTGTTTATTTCTACACCATGAAATAATGCATTATTGTATTTGATCAGATAACTTATAGCAGATTTTTTATAGCAAATATaattatcaaaattaaaatatttatatgatTTAGCAACATCTAGGGTACAACAAATCATAAAAAAccaaactaataaaaaataattatggtACATGAAAGAGTAATTGACATATGCAATCTTTAATGAACACTttctatttaatattatataataaagaAAAATTGTAGAATTTTAAACACACAGAGGAGTTAATATAAAGGTACACCCAGAAATTCTAATTGAAATTGGTTTGAAAAAAATATGAACAATATGTCCAAACCAAGAAAAATCTAAGAAACTAAAGCTTAAAATAAAGAGGTCCTTATCATTAGGATTTCCCAAAATCTCTTTAGGATAGAATCTTCAATTCACCCAAATTAGCAAGAGAACTTTCTTCTTTAGGAGTTCTAGCCAGGGATTGTTGGCCACAGAATAGAGATATGGCCAAATCCAAGTGGGAAAACTTTCTATCTTTAGGCTAGCCAAGAGAACCCCCAAACCtatgagaagaagaaaaagatgactTAGAAGGCTAGATCCATCCATATTTATATCATTATCTCTACAACATCGAGGCTAAGAGCCACAAAAATGAGAACCTGTATCACATACTAAAATGGCCTTGTCCATACTAATTCCCTCAAAAGAGAGGAGGGTTCCAATGAAACTCTAGGAATAGTGCAAGGGGTATTCACCTAATCATATAATAGCTTTTAAAAATGAGAAACTTCAAGTAAAAATTTACTAGATTTCTCTTGAATTTGCATAAGTATGTTAGAGAAAATTATGCCTTTGGTGTATAAGGAAAAATAAATATCATCTTAAAAAAAAGAGATAATGTCTAAATTTCTATAATTCCAAATACTAAAGAGAAATTTTGTCTTAAAAGAATGTCAAATGTAAGTATACTTAAGTGGGAGATAAGGTCAATCTCTTATCAAATACATATGCCAAGTAAAAGGTGCAAGTATAAAAGACCAAAAAAATTAGAAATCGAATTCCTATCTTCCTAAGCTCTAGAAAAAACTTGCAAAAGTGCTTGAGGTTCTTCATCTATATCTATAGAATTGGAAATAGTGATTGAGAATACCCTTGTGAGCAAAATGGTCATCCAAAGGAAGAGTTGTATAAAAAAATAAACCAAACAAAGTGTGCCAGTTTTGGAAAAGCTAAATAAATACACTAGGACCAATTATGGTATACCCAATAGAGGATTGAAGTTACTATTAATGAGTTAGCTAATTTATAATAAGAAGATGGGGAACAaccaaatataatatataattctaAAAATATGTACCTAGGAAGGTACATTTCTAGTCGTTCTAGTCAATTTTAAGATACCTAACCCCACTTTTATAAAGTGCTTGGGAAGAAATACAATATGTTAAAAACTAAAAGGTCCCTTAGGCTTGGTTAGCATGCTTGAATTCTCAATTAAATTTAatccaagaaagaaaaatataagTGTATCTATGGCCTGAATCAAGGAATACATGAATAATTCTCTTAAAAATACTTGAAGGCATGGATTTAGGGCATTTTGGTTGGTGGGAGATCTTAACAAAAGAAGACAAAATAAATAGTGTAAAATACACTAATAAATAACTTTTCTATGAAAGTTTGACAATCAAATATTTGAATAATCAATATATTGTTGTTATATCTTAAACTTTCTAACttcatatattaaataaataatttcaacACAATTATTTTGTCAAGTCTTTGTATAGACTAGTCACTTTTTAAATGCTATgatattttgtgtgtgtgtgtgtgtgtgtatagtacacacacacacacagatatatatatatatatatatatatatatatatatatatatatatatatatatatatatatatatatatatatatatatatatatatatatatatatatatatatatatatatatatatatatatatatatatctgtgcgTGTGTgtgtactatatatatatatatgcatcattagataatgggctcaccacatcaaatgtgggcacattaaacttggattggttcatagaagttattttttgttgtaaggatgaaatggttgatagttctgatacttaatgtaagtacagatcccaAGCTAATAAGATgtgagggggggggttgaatcattcaacctcgataacctttactttagtaatataaccaaaactaataaacatgtaaactcacaagcatataaacatcataacactagatttaacgtggaaacccaaatagggaaaaaccactatgggatttcggacccactaagaaatatactcttctagagtatgcttggttaaaagcaaatcctattaaagattacaagcacattgctagatgtgacccagttaagggatttctcttagatctattaggatcttcaccttgttagaagtgaccttcttaaaggatttcaaaacactcaatcagaatgtcaccttgctagagggttttacaaataagactgttaagtccactcggttaagagattttctgtcacttcacaaaataacagtaataaaaatctatctgcaacttcacatctaaatgctaaagcagattcttatttgctcaatacaatatagacatagaactaatcttgtccatctactagcctctttactctgttattcaaaacaggtcttcaagcttcagtgctcggtaatcactatgtagcatccctgtgcatacactttctcgcatacattgtttatcaacaattccttatttataaacaatagctaaccgcttaatctccttgatcacatttcccatgatcaatcatagccatcagatcttcaaactttgtccaggttcaatgtattcgccGATCTGAGAACAtattaccctgccttggaacttgcatacatttcttggaacttgtgctaaggtattgcagttcaatctgagttgtagatcttcctgctgattttcctttgccatatattctttaacaaacttcattcacaacataccaatcatttaatcatagccagctcatcagtgtccttcattaaataatgcttttattcattcaatgtattttgttattactcggtaaatattaaacttcactcagtagacatttcgccttcattaaccgatggcgataaccttagggtttaccgactaggttccttagggtttaccaactaggttctttgctcggtaacatagtatagtattaaccttacaatcaataacatatgtatgatatcaaaacaatctaaacattgtgatctcatcattgtctaacttagtaatagttttgcattaaataacttatttctccccttattcatcatattctttctatgtcttttaccgacatctttatactcataaaatcatacttctaaagatatggcaacatcatattgaattagaaaatcaatttcttgacatcaatgataaaataataatattaagacaataatcatccttaatcagttatatccataatcatcaacaaccttctcaatatccttattgaaatgccaacaatctctacttgtctattataatgccaacaatggtTTGGTCTAAGATATTGATGGTTGCttctgtggatggattgaaattagacatattggattgggatggaggagtaacattgttaaatgaagtTGGATATTGAGAGtgaggaggtggaacactatggtatgtaggtatgggagatgattagaTTACAAATGGAAGACTTACAGAAGGAGGTATGAAATATTTTTATTATGAATGTTTCTCCCTTGACTAACATGTATAGAATtagcattttgtgtggaagtagccatgatagtggtagtgaaagtaggcacactaggcatagATGTAgccataggaatagaatgattaacttgatttGGTGCTTGAATGTAACCAAGGACtttagcacaacttttcataggcatgatattagtgtcaacaatatgagcaaatcCATGCAACAAATCAATGTCAACTTTATCACTTTGAGCCATTctatttaatccttcaatcaatgggtttgcctcactttctgggtattgttgactcatccattgttgaagattcttaaattcattgtcaatattatgcaATTGGTCaatagaaaccctagttagtgactcaacctcatcatgagaattgcgtaaagaatggggataaatgacatcaattgttggaataaaagattcaccaacattctcatgaaacaagttatccaaattaggcgctctatccttagtaattaaaactTGGGAAGCCTTaactctacaacttcttctcatgggaatattataggtaggacaaATAGTAGTAAAACTCGTGCACAAAGAGGGGAAATTTGACTTTcaaattgaaaattgtgattaaacaatgcaaactTTTCTAAAAGTGATTAatcaaccaattaattaagcaatttgatttgtgaatttgaaatacGAATGCATCTAGTGCATAGCATGTCATAaatattagatctgaaaattgatttgaaaatttaTGCAATCCACATGTAAATCTTTATAATTATAAACTAGGGTTTTTGTatattcaaccactaaatttatgtaattcaatttaaaaatgagatctaagagggAAAATATGAACGTTAAATTGAATCAACAATCAAATCTAAAATAAGAAATCCaatttagacaacccacaagctcaattttaaacataaaaaattagggtttttgtgaatttaacctctaaattttttaaattaaattggaaattaaacttgcaaatgtaaatttgaatttaaaatgtatCAACActtagatttgagaacataaatcagaaaattaaactataagatgtcgagttcaccaaaatgtaatggtgaaaaatactagggtttccaccattagatgtatgaaaaccgctAATATTTAGACTTAGGGACAATTACATTAAAAGAGCCATGAACCTAATGTTGGATTATCTAGGGAGATTGtttgatttggttgttcattgctactactaggatacattttttcattgatgtcaacatattcctgtgagttattctgGTGAGTTCGGAAAAGGTTTTTGGTCTGgtgttgtagtttggttttgttgatcactattttgcaataTCCGATTttccctctggtatattctagtgtgatcagatcttgagttgatactttggattattgtttgggataatcttgtgtatctttatttcagatggttcatgatttggtgcatcgtaagttatctttcttcatgacagttgttgattagtTGTGCTCTTGAGTCTTGAGACGTTGACATATGAAGATTTGAAAACAGATGATGGTACAAttgttctggatgattctaatgtgcttgatggtgttcctagtcatgtcctatttgttttggtgatccacattgatcattgtgcgggtttttggtgatttctttgaaTCGGTGattatttgtgtgttatgcagtatttccggtggtgtaacgtgttgcggatgatcttggaaTAATTTctagtggatgtaattgtttgggaatttgaattaggtccatgttatgcaatgtaaatcataatattggtctggtggttgatctttgtatcatgtaatgtaatttttataattatgcgttgagggttgagggtttagctgacccaaggttgatggtttgtatatataggtgatatacttatgtaattttggtgtcggtgttctgtctgcattatcagagagaggtaaatgtgtgaacaaggatatatcattcagagAGGTGTTGTGGTGAGTTTGGTTTTGCAAgatagacaattgtgcttaatcagaactgtcatcaggcatttctagatgctattattgcagtttatttctttcagattgtagtctgaataat contains the following coding sequences:
- the LOC131056306 gene encoding probable glucan endo-1,3-beta-glucosidase A6 — protein: MKSINAGYVKIYDANPEVLKALANSSLPVVITVANIEVPGMASSTTTSDQWLRKNLLPYYPLTKISIIMVGNEILSNTQLQPYFFPAMQNMHTSLQKLNLDSSIKVTTSVAMDALSSSYPPSNGSFKPEIAMSVIQPMLSFLSATDSYFFLDVYPFFASNSDPANISLDYVLFGDITADVVQDGILCYSNMLDAQLYAAIAAMATLGYGEVKVVISETGWPTNGDSSGGTVANAASYNTRLSFPHSFRYSGSSADVLSHIHLRPL